The proteins below are encoded in one region of Sulfolobus islandicus Y.N.15.51:
- a CDS encoding MBL fold metallo-hydrolase: protein MKITPIAFESLGVRSQATLIETKDLRVLVDPAISLAPRRYNLPPHQREVDRLTELAKVLVDVAKDVDVIIVSHYHYDHHDPGYVIPTDIYKNKLVFIKDPQNMINNSQKYRRAPRFLRSIKDKPSKIEIADGKTLELGHTTISFSPAVPHGADERLGYVIQVAISDKDSTVIFTSDIEGAPKDVHLKFTKEKMPKTIIIDGPLSYLLGRVLKEEELEKSIRNMEEIVKNGLETVIIDHHVLRDINYAEVLKPVYDIAKDLGVRVTTAAEYLNLEPLILEARRKELFKEDNRPARIPRGLANLLSAGEG, encoded by the coding sequence ATGAAAATTACACCAATAGCGTTTGAAAGTTTAGGTGTAAGATCTCAAGCAACCTTAATAGAAACTAAAGACCTTAGAGTTCTAGTAGACCCTGCTATTTCCTTAGCCCCAAGAAGATATAATCTTCCACCTCATCAGAGAGAAGTGGATAGACTAACGGAATTGGCTAAGGTTTTAGTAGATGTTGCAAAAGATGTTGATGTAATAATAGTGTCTCATTATCATTATGATCATCATGACCCTGGATACGTTATACCAACGGATATCTACAAGAATAAGTTAGTATTTATAAAAGATCCTCAAAATATGATAAATAATAGCCAAAAATATAGGAGGGCTCCTAGGTTCCTGCGATCTATAAAAGATAAACCAAGTAAAATAGAAATAGCAGATGGTAAGACATTAGAGCTTGGTCATACTACTATCTCCTTTTCTCCAGCAGTTCCACATGGTGCCGATGAAAGATTAGGCTATGTAATTCAAGTTGCGATAAGTGATAAGGACTCGACAGTAATATTTACTTCTGATATAGAAGGAGCCCCAAAAGATGTACATTTAAAGTTCACAAAGGAAAAGATGCCAAAAACTATTATAATTGATGGCCCTCTAAGTTATCTTTTAGGTAGGGTGTTAAAAGAAGAAGAACTAGAAAAGTCAATTAGGAATATGGAGGAAATAGTCAAGAATGGACTTGAAACAGTAATTATTGATCATCACGTCCTAAGGGACATTAACTACGCTGAAGTTTTAAAACCAGTTTATGATATCGCTAAGGACTTAGGCGTAAGAGTGACTACTGCTGCTGAGTATTTAAATTTAGAGCCATTAATATTGGAAGCAAGAAGAAAAGAGTTATTTAAGGAGGATAATAGGCCAGCCAGGATACCTAGAGGATTAGCTAATTTATTAAGTGC
- a CDS encoding glycosyltransferase family 2 protein gives MLEILLITLSGIVSSWTVYNGILSIVGVAWKPFESKNHSGITFSLIVPVKNEERVLPRLLDRLVNLEYDKSKYEIIVVEDGSTDRTVQICKEYEAKYNNLVRCYSLPRANVPNGKSRALNFALSISKGEIIGIFDGDTVPRLDILEYVEPKFGDSNIGAVQGKLIPINVRESITSRLAAIEELIYEYSIAGRAKMGLFVPIEGTCSFIRKSLIMELGGWNEHSLTEDLDISLKIVNKGYRIIYSPTTISWREVPASLRVLIRQRLRWYRGHLEVPFGKLRKIDLKVIDGMLIVLTPFFMVLNLVNYSLVLVYSSSLYIVAAGLVSLASLLSLILIILIARRHMIEYFYMIPSFVYMNFIVALNFTAIFLELMRAPRVWIKTERSTKVTGEVIG, from the coding sequence ATGCTGGAAATTCTGCTAATAACGTTAAGTGGTATAGTATCTTCATGGACTGTGTATAATGGCATACTATCAATAGTTGGCGTAGCATGGAAACCATTTGAAAGTAAAAATCATAGTGGAATAACCTTTAGTCTGATAGTTCCGGTTAAAAATGAGGAAAGAGTACTTCCTAGGTTATTAGATCGACTTGTAAATCTAGAATATGATAAATCTAAATACGAAATAATTGTAGTGGAAGATGGATCAACTGATAGAACTGTCCAAATCTGTAAAGAATATGAGGCAAAGTATAACAACCTTGTAAGATGTTATAGTCTTCCAAGAGCTAATGTACCAAATGGGAAAAGTAGAGCATTAAACTTTGCCTTAAGTATCAGTAAGGGAGAAATTATCGGTATATTCGATGGAGATACAGTACCAAGATTAGATATTTTAGAGTATGTTGAACCGAAATTTGGGGATAGTAATATTGGTGCTGTTCAAGGAAAGTTAATTCCAATAAATGTAAGGGAAAGTATAACCAGTAGATTAGCAGCCATCGAGGAATTGATATATGAATATTCGATAGCTGGAAGAGCTAAGATGGGTCTCTTTGTGCCAATAGAAGGAACTTGTTCTTTCATAAGGAAAAGTTTGATAATGGAATTAGGAGGATGGAATGAACATTCTCTAACTGAAGATTTAGATATTAGCCTTAAAATTGTAAATAAAGGCTATAGGATTATTTATTCCCCAACCACTATCAGTTGGAGGGAAGTTCCAGCTAGTTTGAGAGTTTTGATTAGACAAAGGTTAAGATGGTATAGGGGACATTTAGAAGTACCTTTTGGTAAGCTTAGAAAGATCGATCTAAAAGTAATAGATGGAATGCTAATAGTACTTACACCATTCTTCATGGTCTTAAATCTTGTGAACTATTCTCTAGTATTAGTATACTCTTCATCCCTATACATTGTCGCAGCCGGCTTAGTTTCTTTGGCCTCTCTGCTTTCGTTAATACTTATAATCTTAATAGCAAGAAGACACATGATAGAGTATTTCTATATGATTCCTTCGTTCGTTTATATGAACTTTATTGTAGCGCTAAACTTCACTGCAATATTTTTAGAGTTAATGAGAGCACCGAGAGTGTGGATAAAGACTGAAAGAAGTACCAAGGTTACGGGGGAGGTTATAGGATGA
- the cas4 gene encoding CRISPR-associated protein Cas4 yields MITEFLLKKKLEEQLSHVKEENTIYVTDLVKCPRKVKYESEYKELAISQVYAPSAILGDILHLGLENLLKENFTAEAEVETQREIQVEGRVYKIKGKADAIIKNSSGESIIIEIKTSRSDKGLPLIHHKMQLQIYLWLFNTKKGILIYITPDRIAEYEINEPLDEATIVRLAEDTITLRNSPRFNWECKYCIFSVICPAKLT; encoded by the coding sequence ATGATAACTGAGTTTCTACTAAAAAAGAAATTAGAAGAACAGTTAAGCCATGTAAAGGAAGAGAATACTATATATGTAACAGATTTGGTAAAATGCCCCAGAAAAGTAAAATATGAGAGCGAATATAAAGAGCTCGCAATTTCTCAAGTTTATGCACCTTCAGCTATTTTAGGAGACATATTACATCTTGGCCTTGAAAATTTATTAAAGGAAAACTTTACTGCAGAAGCTGAAGTTGAGACTCAGAGAGAGATTCAAGTTGAAGGTAGAGTTTACAAAATTAAGGGAAAGGCTGATGCAATAATCAAAAATAGTAGCGGTGAAAGTATAATAATTGAGATAAAAACTTCTAGGAGCGATAAAGGACTACCTTTAATTCACCACAAGATGCAACTACAAATATATTTATGGTTATTTAATACAAAAAAGGGGATATTAATCTACATAACTCCAGATAGGATTGCGGAATATGAAATAAATGAACCTTTAGATGAAGCAACAATAGTAAGACTTGCAGAGGATACAATAACGTTAAGGAACTCGCCTAGATTCAATTGGGAGTGCAAATATTGTATATTTTCCGTCATTTGTCCAGCCAAACTAACCTAA
- the thiD gene encoding bifunctional hydroxymethylpyrimidine kinase/phosphomethylpyrimidine kinase, with protein sequence MHTRPVVATIAGSDSGGGAGLQADLKTFTALGVFGTTIITGLTAQNTKAVTKVLEIPPDFIEAQFDAVCQDLRPSHAKTGMLASGKIIELVLRKIKEYQIKLVLDPVMVAKSGSLLITEDISEQIRKAMREAIISTPNRYEAEIIANTKINSQDDVIKTAREIYSKYGNVVVKGFNGVDYAIIDGEEIELKGDYIGTKNTHGSGDVFSASITAYLALGYKLRDAVIRAKRFTSLTIKYGLDLGGGYGPVDPFAPVESIVKREEGRNELENLLWFLESNLNITLKLINDTSKVNVAYMTNYNDVLSLAGGLIKYLEKIKIDGPILNNVSNEITKIMRETSSEKIGILLPLTDKILDAAEKGKIKLSKSGINGDAILRDNMVLVVGKDKDDLIRKLKEVVLG encoded by the coding sequence GTGCACACTAGACCAGTAGTAGCCACAATAGCTGGTAGTGACAGTGGAGGAGGTGCTGGATTACAAGCTGATCTAAAGACGTTTACTGCATTGGGAGTTTTTGGTACAACAATAATAACCGGTTTAACCGCACAGAATACAAAAGCAGTAACAAAAGTATTAGAGATACCACCAGATTTCATTGAAGCTCAGTTTGATGCAGTTTGTCAAGATTTACGACCATCTCACGCAAAAACAGGTATGCTAGCTTCAGGTAAAATAATAGAACTTGTGCTAAGAAAGATTAAGGAATATCAAATAAAACTAGTTTTAGATCCCGTAATGGTTGCGAAATCTGGATCGCTATTAATAACGGAGGACATCTCAGAACAAATAAGAAAAGCGATGAGAGAGGCTATAATTTCTACTCCCAATAGATATGAAGCTGAGATAATAGCCAATACCAAGATTAATAGTCAAGATGATGTTATAAAAACTGCAAGAGAAATATATTCTAAATACGGGAACGTGGTTGTTAAGGGATTTAATGGAGTAGATTATGCTATAATTGACGGAGAGGAAATAGAGTTAAAAGGAGATTACATTGGCACTAAAAACACGCATGGTAGTGGAGACGTATTTTCTGCCTCCATAACTGCATATCTCGCCTTAGGATACAAACTTAGGGATGCAGTAATTAGAGCTAAAAGATTTACTTCATTAACAATTAAATACGGTTTAGACTTAGGAGGAGGATATGGACCAGTTGACCCGTTTGCTCCTGTAGAGTCTATAGTAAAGAGAGAAGAAGGAAGAAATGAGCTAGAAAACTTACTTTGGTTCTTAGAGTCTAATCTCAACATTACACTTAAGCTAATTAACGATACTTCTAAAGTAAATGTGGCATATATGACAAATTATAATGACGTGTTAAGTTTAGCTGGGGGGTTGATAAAATATTTAGAGAAAATAAAGATTGACGGACCAATACTTAATAACGTAAGTAATGAGATAACTAAGATCATGAGAGAAACATCTAGTGAAAAAATAGGGATATTATTACCGTTAACTGATAAAATACTAGATGCAGCGGAAAAAGGTAAAATAAAATTGAGTAAAAGTGGTATTAATGGTGACGCGATATTACGGGATAATATGGTATTAGTCGTGGGTAAGGATAAGGATGATTTAATAAGAAAGCTAAAAGAGGTAGTCCTAGGTTGA
- the rbsK gene encoding ribokinase yields the protein MIAVVGSYNVDVILRVSKIPEIGETVIADEVYITHGGKGSNQAVSASRLGSHVKIIAAVGDDKHGTNAIEFWKSENIDVSKVKIKNGINTGTAYIFVDKKGRNIIVVNRGANYNLSEDDLNNSLEGDILLIQLEIRENVVKKAAKEFNGIKILNPAPANLKDTEILSLVDIITPNEIEFKELVNTDDFEYGLNVLLKKVKKAVIVTLGERGALLATRDGKKVLIPSPKVNVIDETGAGDVFNAALSVYLEKGFDLETAVEYANKVAALSVTKIGALGPKLDEVRKFLEEIDNE from the coding sequence TTGATAGCTGTAGTAGGAAGTTATAACGTTGATGTAATACTGAGAGTAAGTAAAATACCGGAAATTGGAGAAACGGTAATAGCTGATGAGGTATACATAACTCACGGAGGGAAGGGCTCAAACCAAGCAGTATCAGCTTCAAGATTAGGAAGTCATGTTAAAATAATCGCTGCAGTGGGAGATGATAAGCATGGAACGAATGCAATTGAATTCTGGAAATCGGAAAATATTGACGTATCTAAAGTTAAGATAAAGAATGGTATAAACACTGGCACTGCATATATATTCGTTGACAAGAAAGGAAGAAATATCATTGTCGTAAACAGAGGCGCTAACTACAACTTGTCAGAAGACGATTTAAATAATAGTCTTGAGGGCGATATATTGTTAATACAATTGGAAATAAGAGAAAACGTAGTTAAAAAGGCTGCAAAGGAGTTTAACGGAATAAAAATACTTAATCCCGCGCCAGCAAACCTTAAAGATACTGAAATCTTGTCATTAGTAGATATTATAACACCTAATGAAATAGAGTTTAAAGAGTTAGTAAATACTGATGATTTTGAGTATGGCTTAAATGTATTACTAAAGAAAGTAAAAAAGGCAGTTATAGTTACGTTAGGGGAAAGAGGAGCTTTATTAGCAACTAGGGATGGAAAAAAGGTACTTATACCATCTCCTAAAGTAAACGTTATAGATGAAACGGGAGCTGGAGATGTATTTAACGCAGCACTTTCCGTCTATTTGGAAAAGGGATTCGATCTTGAGACCGCAGTTGAATATGCAAATAAGGTTGCAGCACTTTCCGTAACTAAGATAGGAGCTTTAGGACCAAAATTAGATGAGGTGAGAAAATTCCTTGAGGAAATCGATAACGAGTAA
- a CDS encoding MBL fold metallo-hydrolase gives MKITFIGTGAGSSLGLKRVKSSILINDKVLLDLGPGAELRLEDMSTHPKALFITHLHVDHFNGVFDYLVQRKIRQIPDLEIYSTKGFLEVLNSYIRVGNNISAKVYESDLPRGKIDDMEIYSIQACHSIYAVSYIISDGNTKVLYTGDTKEPCNTILENVKDVDLIIHETTCMNDCSAWGHTSIKQIFELFSNKRIIATHIPVEIEEKIISFANNKIIIASDGLSLNV, from the coding sequence GTGAAAATAACTTTTATTGGAACAGGTGCTGGTTCTAGCTTAGGGTTAAAAAGGGTTAAATCCAGTATACTAATCAACGATAAAGTACTTCTTGATTTAGGACCTGGGGCTGAGTTAAGACTGGAAGATATGAGTACACATCCAAAGGCCCTCTTTATTACTCATTTGCACGTCGATCATTTTAATGGAGTTTTCGATTATTTAGTCCAAAGGAAAATAAGACAAATTCCGGATTTGGAAATCTACTCTACTAAAGGTTTCTTAGAAGTGCTAAACTCATACATTAGAGTAGGAAATAATATTTCAGCTAAAGTATACGAAAGCGATTTACCCAGAGGTAAAATTGACGATATGGAAATATATTCGATTCAAGCTTGTCACTCGATATATGCTGTTAGTTATATTATAAGTGATGGTAATACCAAGGTATTATATACTGGCGACACTAAAGAGCCTTGTAATACCATTCTAGAAAACGTAAAAGATGTAGATTTGATTATTCATGAAACGACTTGTATGAATGACTGTAGTGCTTGGGGACATACTTCAATCAAACAAATATTTGAATTGTTTAGTAATAAGAGAATTATTGCCACTCATATTCCAGTTGAAATTGAAGAAAAAATAATAAGCTTCGCTAATAATAAAATAATTATTGCTTCTGATGGGTTGTCATTAAATGTGTAG
- a CDS encoding class II glutamine amidotransferase, translating to MCRILAFHTKAEISKKYVNALIKASRNDIFSKYGSHPDGWGLSVFLKKNDKWKVIYYRSEDPIFEDPNFNYLIDIAKGEEIIGIIHARKAGRKFLTGVSHAHPYYVRANIYDLYFAHNGSVSRTSFKDNNRPFTDSYLILEEIKTLIENNMSPFEAYVNTLDKLKDYSTSLNSGLIYYNKKEGPSLLIGYYYNKNRLSKETNEEYYKLYTDNERYVFSSTIKYYLGVDAEELMMGSIMHL from the coding sequence ATGTGTAGAATTCTGGCTTTTCACACTAAGGCCGAAATTTCAAAAAAATATGTCAACGCATTAATAAAGGCGAGTAGAAATGATATTTTCTCTAAATATGGTAGCCATCCTGATGGATGGGGTCTAAGTGTGTTTCTCAAGAAAAATGATAAGTGGAAGGTAATTTATTATAGATCAGAAGATCCAATATTTGAAGATCCTAACTTTAATTATTTAATTGATATTGCCAAGGGAGAAGAGATAATTGGAATTATTCATGCAAGAAAAGCCGGTAGAAAATTTCTTACTGGAGTATCTCATGCTCATCCCTATTACGTAAGGGCAAACATTTATGATCTCTACTTTGCTCATAATGGTTCAGTTAGTAGAACGAGCTTCAAGGATAATAATAGGCCATTTACTGATAGTTATCTAATTCTGGAGGAGATAAAGACATTGATAGAAAACAACATGTCTCCATTCGAGGCGTACGTAAATACTCTAGATAAACTAAAGGATTACTCTACGAGCTTAAATTCCGGTTTAATTTATTACAATAAGAAAGAAGGGCCATCTCTTTTAATTGGATATTATTACAATAAGAATAGATTATCAAAAGAGACAAATGAGGAGTATTATAAGCTCTATACAGACAATGAAAGATACGTATTTTCGTCTACAATAAAATACTATCTAGGAGTAGATGCAGAAGAACTTATGATGGGAAGTATTATGCATCTTTGA
- a CDS encoding zinc ribbon domain-containing protein, with translation MKESLIEAKVIDYGKLKDIQKEIVYYKLYVDALRKKGIKEKVDPPPTLPKSIVTSILTGGIPRDGPLQIEVVDDDMIKIKEYNTLVKIKSDSRPPLYAIVEYTDTDVRVYLAYQENPSIVGVDLGLRHLITIVALKDNKPWKVRFFNEPKLMEQFANFLSENQGIIKLEEMKTNARKILYEAVSFIEELEPKIVAMENLEYFETKTGKGLRALQNMLENEIRKRGIRYRKIDPYNTSRVCAKCGYKKGEILGSLFVCPACGYKADRDYNAAYNIALKCYYTC, from the coding sequence ATGAAGGAGAGTCTCATAGAAGCAAAAGTTATAGATTATGGTAAATTAAAGGATATTCAAAAGGAAATTGTATATTACAAGCTCTATGTTGACGCATTAAGAAAGAAAGGGATTAAGGAAAAGGTAGATCCACCTCCTACCTTACCCAAATCTATTGTAACTTCAATACTTACTGGAGGAATTCCTAGAGATGGCCCCCTTCAGATAGAAGTAGTTGACGACGATATGATAAAAATAAAAGAGTATAATACTTTAGTTAAAATAAAAAGTGATTCTAGGCCACCGTTATACGCCATAGTGGAGTATACGGATACCGATGTAAGAGTGTATTTAGCTTATCAAGAGAACCCTAGTATAGTTGGAGTAGACCTAGGTTTACGTCACCTAATAACAATTGTTGCGTTAAAGGATAACAAACCATGGAAAGTGAGATTCTTTAACGAACCTAAACTTATGGAGCAGTTTGCAAATTTCTTAAGTGAAAATCAAGGAATTATTAAGTTAGAGGAAATGAAGACTAATGCTAGAAAAATCCTTTACGAAGCTGTAAGCTTTATTGAAGAATTGGAACCAAAAATAGTCGCAATGGAGAATTTGGAATATTTTGAGACGAAAACGGGTAAAGGATTACGAGCTTTACAGAATATGCTAGAAAACGAGATACGAAAGAGAGGTATTAGATATAGAAAAATAGACCCGTACAATACATCAAGAGTGTGTGCAAAATGTGGATATAAGAAAGGTGAAATACTAGGTTCGCTATTTGTATGTCCAGCTTGTGGATATAAAGCAGATAGAGATTATAATGCTGCCTATAATATAGCACTAAAATGCTACTACACTTGCTAA
- a CDS encoding histone deacetylase family protein — translation MITIVYDDIYRYHAPKKYHVENPSRIDKALSAINQLEVKFEKPVRVDDPQIVHSEDYIKLVEKHSKLEENLDADTYTNKYTYESALYAMGGALKAFETNGFALVRPPGHHAGVNGRALGAPTLGFCIFNSVAYPIKRYKLKRVAIIDFDVHYGNGTQEIFYDDPDILHIDVHQDPRTIYPGTGFVDMIGGKDAEGTKINLLIPPLGSDDLYEELIPIIQAILDDFKPVVVAYSAGFDSYVGDGLASVNATEYTFYNFGMISNKFTRKYAVLEGGYNKGLVKGLKAFLEGFANLKIEYKKYKSSDTVKSRFMNYLSEEKNILRNYWSI, via the coding sequence ATGATAACTATTGTTTATGACGATATATATAGGTATCACGCTCCAAAAAAGTATCACGTAGAGAACCCTAGTAGGATAGACAAGGCATTATCTGCAATTAATCAACTTGAGGTTAAGTTTGAGAAACCAGTTAGGGTTGATGATCCTCAAATAGTACATTCAGAAGATTATATTAAATTAGTTGAAAAGCACTCTAAATTAGAAGAGAACTTAGATGCGGATACTTATACTAACAAATACACCTACGAATCCGCACTTTATGCGATGGGTGGTGCATTAAAGGCTTTTGAGACTAACGGATTTGCATTAGTGAGACCTCCTGGTCATCACGCTGGAGTCAATGGAAGAGCTTTAGGAGCTCCTACTTTAGGTTTCTGTATTTTCAACAGCGTAGCATATCCTATTAAGAGGTATAAGTTAAAAAGAGTGGCTATTATTGACTTTGATGTACATTATGGTAATGGAACGCAAGAAATCTTTTATGATGATCCAGATATTCTGCATATTGATGTACATCAAGATCCTAGGACCATCTATCCGGGTACCGGCTTTGTGGATATGATAGGTGGGAAAGACGCTGAGGGGACTAAGATCAACTTACTGATACCTCCTTTAGGTAGTGATGATTTATATGAGGAATTAATTCCAATTATTCAAGCTATTCTAGACGATTTCAAGCCAGTGGTTGTTGCGTACTCTGCTGGTTTTGACTCTTATGTTGGTGATGGTCTGGCTTCAGTTAACGCTACTGAGTATACGTTTTATAATTTTGGTATGATTAGCAATAAATTTACTAGAAAATATGCAGTTTTAGAGGGAGGTTATAATAAAGGTTTAGTAAAAGGTTTAAAGGCATTTTTAGAAGGATTTGCAAACTTGAAAATAGAATATAAAAAATATAAATCAAGTGACACAGTTAAGTCTAGGTTTATGAATTATCTAAGTGAAGAGAAAAATATTTTGAGGAATTATTGGAGTATCTAG
- a CDS encoding M24 family metallopeptidase — protein MDRIQRLQKELEKTDTDYLIIGTTSNMFYLVGFSEEQMERPLLLFVTKDDYFMLVPKLYEQQLKQLPLIVYRDGEDPYSKLNLKESSNILIDDTTFSLFTIEILNRFRPRRIGKASAILRKLRQVKDDEEIEKMEKGVKKAEELLLEFVPNIKENITECEIERKLKSFLIGEAGYISFDPIVTSGPNSSMPHLRCSDKKIKRGEVIVIDYGIKYEGYSTDTTRVFTLGRPNDTLALEIVEIVKSANEEAEKHVREGIRAKEIDDIARKVITDKGYGVYFIHRTGHGIGIDVHEDPYISPDNDDVIEQNMVFTIEPGIYLPSKFGIRIEDEVVVKKGYGKVLNTLQKELYIL, from the coding sequence ATGGATCGAATACAGAGATTACAAAAGGAATTGGAGAAGACTGATACAGATTATCTGATAATTGGAACTACTAGTAACATGTTCTATTTAGTAGGATTTTCAGAGGAACAGATGGAAAGGCCGCTTTTACTTTTCGTCACTAAAGACGACTATTTCATGCTCGTTCCAAAACTCTATGAGCAGCAATTAAAGCAATTACCACTTATCGTTTATAGAGATGGGGAGGATCCATACTCCAAACTAAATTTAAAGGAGAGTTCCAATATTTTAATTGACGATACGACCTTCTCACTATTCACTATAGAAATACTAAATAGGTTCAGGCCTAGAAGAATAGGTAAAGCTTCAGCTATATTGCGAAAGCTTAGACAAGTAAAGGATGATGAGGAAATAGAAAAAATGGAGAAAGGTGTTAAGAAAGCAGAAGAACTTCTTTTAGAATTTGTACCGAATATAAAGGAAAATATAACGGAGTGCGAAATAGAGAGAAAACTAAAGAGCTTCTTGATTGGAGAAGCTGGTTATATCTCATTTGATCCAATAGTGACCTCTGGTCCTAACTCTTCTATGCCCCACTTGAGATGCAGTGATAAAAAGATAAAACGAGGTGAGGTAATAGTTATAGATTACGGAATAAAGTATGAGGGATATTCTACAGATACTACAAGAGTGTTTACATTAGGTAGACCTAATGACACTTTAGCTTTAGAAATTGTAGAAATCGTCAAAAGTGCGAATGAAGAGGCTGAAAAACACGTAAGAGAGGGTATTAGGGCTAAGGAGATTGACGATATTGCTAGAAAAGTTATAACTGATAAGGGATATGGGGTTTACTTTATTCATAGGACTGGACACGGTATAGGAATCGACGTTCATGAAGATCCATACATTTCTCCAGATAACGATGATGTAATAGAGCAGAATATGGTGTTTACTATAGAACCTGGAATTTACCTACCAAGCAAATTTGGTATAAGAATAGAAGACGAAGTAGTAGTAAAAAAAGGATATGGGAAAGTACTAAATACGTTGCAAAAAGAATTATACATTCTATAA